A region from the Aegilops tauschii subsp. strangulata cultivar AL8/78 chromosome 5, Aet v6.0, whole genome shotgun sequence genome encodes:
- the LOC109763225 gene encoding GDSL esterase/lipase At5g33370 translates to MAALGVLLVTMAAAMVAAAAAAAATARAPRPFFVFGDSLVDSGNNNYLATTARADSPPYGLDYPTHRATGRFSNGLNVPDIISEHLGAEPVLPYLSPHLDGHKLLGGANFASAGVGILNDTGIQFVNIIRIQKQLRYFEQYQSRVRRLIGEPATQRLVRSALVLITLGGNDFVNNYYLLPFSARSRQFALPDYIRYLIAEYKTILQQLHGLGARRVLVTGSGPIGCAPAELATRSANGECDLELQRAAALYNPQLVQMTKDLNAQFGADVFVAVNAYRMHMDFISAPAAYGFVTSKVACCGQGPYNGVGLCTAMSSVCPDRSLYAFWDNFHPTERANRIIVSQFMAGSPDYMHPLNLSTILAMDAAAMP, encoded by the exons ATGGCTGCGCTTGGCGTCCTCCTCGTGACGATGGCAGCAGCCATGGTAGCAGCggctgcggcagcagcagcaacgGCGAGGGCTCCTCGTCCCTTCTTCGTGTTCGGCGACTCCCTGGTGGACAGCGGCAACAACAACTACCTGGCCACCACGGCGCGCGCCGACTCGCCGCCCTACGGCCTCGACTACCCGACCCACCGCGCCACCGGCCGCTTCTCCAACGGCCTCAACGTCCCCGACATCATCAGCGAGCACCTCGGGGCCGAGCCCGTGCTGCCCTACCTCAGCCCCCACCTCGACGGCCACAAGCTGCTCGGCGGCGCCAACTTCGCGTCCGCCGGCGTCGGCATCCTCAACGACACCGGCATCCAGTTT GTGAACATCATCCGCATACAGAAGCAGCTGCGCTACTTCGAGCAGTACCAAAGCAGGGTGCGGCGGCTGATCGGCGAGCCGGCGACGCAGCGGCTGGTGCGGAGCGCGCTGGTGCTCATCACGCTCGGCGGCAACGACTTCGTCAACAACTACTACCTGCTGCCCTTCTCCGCCAGGTCCCGCCAGTTCGCGCTCCCGGACTACATCCGCTACCTCATCGCCGAGTACAAGACCATCCTCCAGCAGCTCCACGGCCTCGGCGCCCGCCGCGTCCTCGTCACCGGCTCCGGGCCCATCGGCTGCGCGCCGGCGGAGCTCGCCACGCGGAGCGCCAACGGCGAGTGCGACCTGGAGCTGCAGCGCGCCGCCGCGCTCTACAACCCGCAGCTGGTGCAGATGACCAAGGACCTCAACGCTCAGTTCGGCGCCGACGTGTTCGTCGCCGTCAACGCCTACCGGATGCACATGGACTTCATCTCCGCCCCGGCGGCGTACGGCTTCGTCACGTCCAAGGTGGCGTGCTGCGGCCAGGGCCCGTACAACGGCGTGGGGCTGTGCACCGCCATGTCCAGCGTCTGCCCCGACCGCTCCCTCTACGCCTTCTGGGACAACTTCCACCCCACCGAGAGGGCCAACCGCATCATCGTCAGCCAGTTCATGGCCGGCTCCCCGGACTACATGCACCCACTCAACCTCTCCACCATCCTCGCCATGGACGCCGCCGCAATGCCATAA